One window of Kosakonia cowanii JCM 10956 = DSM 18146 genomic DNA carries:
- a CDS encoding dihydrodipicolinate synthase family protein, translating into MDREGNIDLAGLAQHIARLNAAKVDVVLLMGSIGEFASFSLEERLMLIREAREMSPGTLVANVSSPCFSDVVHMAQEARRVGYDAVMVLPPYYYGQTSGQLLHYFRAIGQAVEGKWFAYNFPARTGCDLTPELVATLAAEFPDFAGIKDTVDCQSHTRNMILATQAVRGDFAVLSGYDEYYIPNLLAGGAGVISGLNNVMPELFVQAREAWRTGDLDGLSKAQQEIGKFMAIYAIGDDFVTTIKTVVSRKFGYSTPVSRNVGGTLSDAQCAIVDQVFSITSRR; encoded by the coding sequence ATGGATCGTGAAGGGAATATCGATCTGGCAGGCTTGGCGCAACACATTGCCCGCCTGAACGCGGCAAAAGTCGATGTCGTGCTGCTGATGGGCAGCATCGGGGAGTTTGCCTCGTTCTCGCTGGAGGAGCGCTTGATGCTTATCCGCGAAGCGCGGGAGATGTCGCCGGGTACGCTGGTAGCAAACGTCTCCTCCCCCTGCTTTTCCGATGTGGTGCACATGGCGCAAGAGGCCAGGCGCGTCGGGTATGATGCAGTAATGGTGCTGCCACCCTATTACTACGGGCAGACCAGCGGGCAGTTATTGCACTATTTCCGCGCCATCGGCCAGGCGGTTGAAGGCAAGTGGTTCGCCTACAACTTCCCGGCGCGCACCGGCTGCGATTTAACGCCGGAACTGGTTGCCACCCTGGCCGCCGAGTTTCCTGATTTCGCCGGCATCAAAGATACGGTCGATTGCCAGTCACACACGCGGAACATGATCCTCGCCACCCAGGCGGTACGCGGCGATTTCGCCGTGTTGAGCGGCTACGACGAGTACTACATCCCGAACTTACTGGCAGGCGGCGCAGGGGTGATCTCCGGGTTGAATAACGTTATGCCAGAGCTGTTTGTGCAGGCGAGAGAAGCCTGGCGCACCGGCGATCTCGACGGGTTGAGTAAAGCGCAGCAGGAGATCGGCAAGTTTATGGCGATCTACGCCATCGGGGATGATTTCGTCACCACCATCAAAACCGTGGTATCACGTAAATTTGGCTACTCGACGCCCGTCTCGCGCAACGTCGGCGGCACGCTCAGCGACGCGCAGTGCGCCATTGTCGATCAGGTGTTTAGTATCACCTCGCGAAGGTAA
- the rhaT gene encoding L-rhamnose/proton symporter RhaT: MSNAITMGILWHLIGAASAACFYAPFKKVKQWSWETMWSIGGLVSWIVLPWSISALLLPDFWAYFSSFNASTLLPVFLFGAMWGVGNINYGLTMRYLGMSMGIGIAIGITLIVGTLMTPVLNGTFGVLIHTEGGRMTLLGVLVALIGVGIVTRAGQLKERKMGIKAEEFNLKKGLALAVMCGIFSAGMSFAMNAAKPMHDAAAALGIDPLYTALPSYVVIMGGGALVNLGFCIIRLAKVKNLSVKADFSLATPLIISNILLSALGGLMWYLQFFFYAWGHARIPAQYDYISWMLHMSFYVLCGGIVGLVLKEWKNAGRQPVSVLSLGCVVIIIAANIVGLGMAS; the protein is encoded by the coding sequence ATGAGTAACGCGATTACGATGGGTATTTTGTGGCATTTGATAGGCGCGGCCAGTGCTGCCTGTTTCTATGCCCCGTTCAAAAAGGTCAAACAGTGGTCATGGGAGACGATGTGGTCGATAGGCGGCCTCGTCTCCTGGATAGTCCTTCCCTGGAGCATCAGCGCGCTGTTACTGCCCGATTTCTGGGCCTATTTCAGCTCGTTCAATGCCTCCACCCTGCTGCCGGTGTTTCTCTTCGGCGCAATGTGGGGCGTCGGCAATATCAATTATGGTTTAACGATGCGCTATCTCGGCATGTCGATGGGCATTGGTATCGCCATCGGCATCACGCTGATTGTTGGCACCCTGATGACGCCGGTGCTCAACGGCACTTTCGGCGTGCTGATCCATACCGAAGGGGGTCGGATGACGCTGCTTGGCGTGCTGGTTGCCCTGATTGGCGTCGGCATTGTGACGCGCGCCGGGCAGTTGAAAGAGCGCAAAATGGGCATCAAAGCCGAAGAGTTCAACCTGAAAAAAGGGCTGGCGCTGGCCGTCATGTGCGGCATCTTCTCAGCGGGGATGTCCTTTGCGATGAATGCCGCCAAACCGATGCACGATGCCGCTGCGGCGCTGGGCATCGATCCGCTCTATACCGCGCTGCCAAGCTATGTGGTGATCATGGGCGGGGGCGCGCTGGTCAACCTTGGCTTCTGCATTATTCGCCTGGCAAAAGTGAAGAATTTGTCGGTCAAAGCGGACTTCTCGCTGGCAACGCCGTTGATTATCAGCAATATCCTGCTCTCAGCGCTTGGCGGGCTGATGTGGTATCTGCAATTCTTCTTCTACGCCTGGGGCCACGCCCGTATTCCGGCGCAGTATGACTACATCAGTTGGATGCTGCACATGAGTTTCTACGTGCTGTGCGGCGGCATTGTCGGGCTGGTGCTGAAGGAGTGGAAAAATGCCGGACGCCAGCCGGTCAGCGTGCTGAGCCTCGGCTGCGTGGTGATCATTATCGCGGCCAATATCGTCGGCCTCGGTATGGCGAGCTAA
- the sodA gene encoding superoxide dismutase [Mn] yields the protein MSYTLPALPYAYDALEPHFDKQTMEIHHTKHHQTYVNNANAALENLPEFSSLPVEELITKLDQLPTDKKTVLRNNAGGHANHSLFWKGLKVGTTLQGDLKAAIERDFGSVDNFKAEFEKAAATRFGSGWAWLVLKGDKLAVVSTANQDSPLMGEAISGASGFPIIGLDVWEHAYYLKFQNRRPDYIKEFWNVVNWDEAAARFAAKK from the coding sequence ATGAGCTATACACTGCCCGCTCTGCCGTATGCGTATGATGCCCTTGAGCCTCATTTCGACAAGCAGACGATGGAAATCCATCACACTAAACATCACCAGACCTACGTAAACAACGCTAACGCCGCGCTGGAAAACCTGCCGGAGTTCTCAAGCCTGCCGGTTGAAGAGCTGATCACCAAACTGGACCAGCTGCCGACCGACAAGAAAACCGTACTGCGCAACAACGCGGGCGGCCACGCTAACCACAGCCTGTTCTGGAAAGGCCTGAAAGTCGGCACTACCCTGCAGGGCGATCTGAAAGCGGCTATCGAGCGCGATTTCGGTTCCGTGGACAACTTCAAAGCTGAATTTGAAAAAGCAGCAGCAACCCGCTTCGGTTCCGGCTGGGCATGGCTGGTGCTGAAAGGCGACAAACTGGCTGTAGTCTCTACCGCAAACCAGGACTCCCCGCTGATGGGTGAAGCGATCTCTGGCGCATCCGGCTTCCCGATCATCGGTCTGGATGTGTGGGAACACGCTTACTACCTGAAATTCCAGAACCGCCGCCCGGACTACATCAAAGAGTTCTGGAACGTGGTGAACTGGGACGAAGCAGCAGCACGTTTCGCCGCTAAAAAATAA
- the yiiM gene encoding 6-hydroxyaminopurine reductase translates to MRHQVNVFRGKIRDYEGSRPSAIAKLQVQGELTLTELGLAGDEQAEKSYHGGADRALCHYPREHYTHWAQAFPQQAALFCAPAFGENLSTVGLTEQNVFIGDIFRWGEALIQVTQPRSPCFKLNYHFGIEDMATQMQASGRVGWLYRVIAAGKVAADAPLELVSRVSDVSVHEAAAIAWYQPFDDEQYQRLLAAAGLSASWTRTMQKRRLSGKVEDNARRLRG, encoded by the coding sequence ATGCGCCATCAGGTTAACGTTTTCAGGGGCAAGATAAGGGATTATGAGGGCAGCCGACCGAGCGCCATCGCCAAATTGCAGGTTCAGGGGGAGTTGACCCTGACCGAACTGGGCCTTGCCGGCGATGAGCAGGCGGAGAAAAGCTACCACGGCGGGGCCGATCGCGCGCTGTGCCACTATCCGCGTGAACACTACACGCACTGGGCGCAAGCCTTCCCGCAACAGGCCGCACTTTTCTGCGCGCCCGCCTTCGGCGAAAACCTCTCTACCGTCGGGCTGACGGAACAAAATGTCTTTATCGGCGATATCTTTCGCTGGGGCGAGGCGCTGATTCAGGTGACGCAGCCACGCTCGCCCTGCTTTAAGCTCAACTACCACTTCGGCATTGAGGATATGGCCACGCAGATGCAGGCGAGCGGCCGCGTGGGCTGGCTCTATCGGGTGATTGCCGCAGGCAAAGTCGCCGCTGACGCGCCTTTAGAGCTGGTATCAAGGGTAAGCGATGTCAGCGTTCATGAGGCCGCGGCGATCGCCTGGTATCAACCGTTTGATGATGAGCAGTATCAGCGCCTGCTGGCGGCGGCGGGGTTATCGGCAAGCTGGACGCGCACAATGCAGAAGCGACGCCTGAGCGGCAAAGTTGAGGATAACGCCCGGCGGCTGCGCGGATAA